The nucleotide sequence TTTGTTAATTTTGTTCATAATATTTGACAAAACTCTTATAATGTGTTATTCTAAGTAGCGGTATAAGCGGATACGGTTTAAACCGTTTAATTGGAGGTGAGGGTTTGGCGGACGAACTAAAGCTGATTAAAAAAGCGCAAAAAGGTGACGTTGAAGCTTTTGAGAAGATTATTACTGAGTATCAGTCTATTATATATAATATAGCTTTTAGATTTGCCGGAAATGCTGAGGATGCGGCCGATATGTCGCAGGAAGTTTTTCTGAAAATGTTTAGAAATATAAACTCGTTTCAATTTAAGTCAAAGCTCTCAACCTGGATTTATAGAGTTGCAACAAACACTTGCCTGGATCAAGTGAAGAGAAAAAATCGGAATAATCCTGCTTATTCATTAGATGACGGGTTTGAGGACGGCGACGGAAGCTTTTTCTCAAATGAAATTGCAGATGATTCTCCCACACCTGATGAAGTTATTGAACAGGCTGAAATGAAAGACGTTATAAACCAGGCAATATCAGAATTGCCTGATGATTATAGAACTGTTATTATATTAAGA is from Monoglobus pectinilyticus and encodes:
- a CDS encoding RNA polymerase sigma factor — translated: MADELKLIKKAQKGDVEAFEKIITEYQSIIYNIAFRFAGNAEDAADMSQEVFLKMFRNINSFQFKSKLSTWIYRVATNTCLDQVKRKNRNNPAYSLDDGFEDGDGSFFSNEIADDSPTPDEVIEQAEMKDVINQAISELPDDYRTVIILRDIQGLSYDEIAEIIECSVGTVKSRISRGRRNLREILSKDRELFDKYFV